Proteins encoded within one genomic window of Haematospirillum jordaniae:
- a CDS encoding response regulator, with protein MRKSYGDTGTEVEGDRTGTVCGKVMVADDHAVFREGLRLLMEARAFCGVVLEAFDGDSARAAMLAHPDIDLAVLDLNMPGMESMALLKDLRSSHPALAIVVLTASERRNDMRAAMAAGATGYIPKSFPINKILAALEKILAGENFFPADALPDDGIPPELGNISLSPRQREVLSLIARGKSNKEIARLLDTALPTVKNHVANIFEKLGTRNRVAAVNLGRKIGLIPDE; from the coding sequence GTGCGCAAAAGTTACGGTGATACCGGTACTGAGGTCGAAGGTGACCGGACAGGTACTGTCTGCGGTAAGGTTATGGTTGCAGATGACCATGCCGTTTTCCGCGAAGGGCTGCGCCTTTTGATGGAGGCGCGTGCTTTTTGCGGTGTTGTGCTGGAAGCCTTTGACGGGGATTCTGCCCGTGCGGCGATGCTGGCGCATCCGGATATTGACCTTGCTGTTCTGGATCTCAACATGCCGGGTATGGAGAGTATGGCTCTCCTGAAAGACCTTCGGTCCAGCCATCCGGCCTTGGCTATTGTTGTGTTGACGGCTTCGGAGCGACGGAATGACATGCGAGCGGCTATGGCTGCCGGTGCCACGGGCTATATTCCAAAGTCCTTTCCAATTAACAAGATCCTTGCTGCCCTAGAAAAGATTTTGGCCGGTGAGAACTTCTTTCCGGCGGATGCCCTTCCGGATGATGGGATACCGCCCGAGCTTGGCAATATTTCCCTCAGCCCCCGCCAGCGCGAGGTTCTCTCCCTGATTGCGCGGGGCAAGAGCAACAAGGAAATTGCCCGTCTTCTGGATACGGCCCTGCCTACCGTTAAGAACCATGTCGCCAATATTTTCGAGAAACTCGGGACCAGAAATCGGGTTGCGGCTGTTAATCTGGGTCGTAAAATTGGCCTGATACCAGACGAATAG
- the secD gene encoding protein translocase subunit SecD encodes MLYFSKIKTTLVITICMVGILLGLPNLIPEQDMPSWMPDTRINLGLDLRGGSYLMLKVDLDTLSQERVEGTVDSTRNLLRDARIRYTGLGVDDGSVRFDLVDAGQKTAALDALGKLDSAVSVGGTAYRDYDIEAEGTRIVLRPNPAAMQERARQAVGQSIEIVRRRIDELGTREPMIARQGEDRIIVQLPGESDPGRIKTLLGQTAKMSFHMVGDQTLRPGTPAPPGFQWLPMTDTGRGPSHLVIRRQSEVDGSHLTDARPTVDQRTGEWLVTFAFNDFGGRRFADITTRHVGKPFAIVLDGKVISAPVIREPIVGGRGQISGSFNAASANDLAVLLRAGALPAPLTVVEERTVGPDLGADAIRAGMISLTVGFGLVITYMAAAYGRFGLYANMALLVNLAMAIGALSAMGATLTLPGIAGLLLSLGMAVDANILINERIREETRRGKIPAGAIETGFRRAYATIVDANATTLIKMLLLYVVGVGAVRGFAVTISLGILISMFTAILLVRMLIVRWLRLRQPTELHPGRRLRFVPDDTRIAFMKGRNIGLGLSAALSLASVVLFFTPGLNYGVDFAGGTVVEIRTPEPADFGTLRTNLEKLGIGPVKLQHFGSDTDILVRLERQSGGDKAQAAVVETVQSALKSDIPGTIIRRVENIGASVSEELFRDGMLALGLAAIAMLLYIWFRFEWPFGVGAVATMLLDVTKVVGFFALTGIEFNLPAIAAILTVMGFSINDKVVVYDRVRENLRIYKAMPLRELIDISINETLSRTVATSFSTLLAILPLALFGGESLQPFAWVLLFGIILATSSSIFIAAPILLYLGEERLRQPQDDGDNTSKKSTAYDLGGFVPSEERETTKT; translated from the coding sequence ATGCTCTATTTTTCAAAGATAAAAACAACACTGGTCATTACGATCTGCATGGTCGGTATTCTGCTTGGCCTTCCCAACCTGATTCCGGAACAGGACATGCCATCATGGATGCCCGATACCCGGATTAATCTAGGCTTGGATCTGCGCGGCGGATCCTATCTGATGCTGAAAGTCGATCTGGACACGCTGTCACAGGAACGGGTCGAAGGCACCGTTGACAGCACACGCAACCTGCTGCGGGATGCACGGATACGCTACACAGGGCTGGGGGTCGATGATGGGAGCGTTCGCTTCGACCTAGTGGATGCAGGGCAGAAAACTGCTGCCCTCGATGCCTTGGGAAAACTGGATTCTGCCGTCAGTGTCGGGGGGACAGCCTACCGGGATTACGATATTGAAGCCGAAGGAACCCGTATTGTCCTGCGTCCCAATCCGGCAGCCATGCAAGAACGGGCAAGGCAGGCGGTAGGACAATCGATCGAGATTGTTCGGCGGCGTATCGATGAACTGGGCACGCGGGAACCCATGATTGCCCGGCAAGGCGAGGACCGTATTATTGTCCAGCTTCCTGGTGAGTCAGACCCCGGCCGGATCAAGACCCTGCTGGGTCAGACTGCCAAGATGAGCTTTCACATGGTTGGTGACCAGACCCTACGTCCAGGTACACCCGCCCCACCCGGTTTCCAGTGGCTGCCCATGACGGATACCGGACGCGGACCATCACACCTTGTTATACGGCGACAATCCGAGGTTGACGGGTCTCACCTGACCGATGCCCGGCCAACTGTTGATCAGAGGACCGGTGAATGGCTTGTCACGTTTGCCTTCAACGACTTTGGCGGGCGCCGCTTTGCCGATATCACTACACGGCATGTCGGTAAACCCTTTGCCATCGTTCTGGATGGAAAGGTTATTTCTGCTCCGGTGATCCGCGAACCCATTGTCGGGGGACGGGGGCAGATTTCCGGCTCCTTCAATGCGGCTTCCGCCAATGACTTGGCTGTTCTGCTACGGGCCGGGGCCCTGCCTGCGCCGCTGACCGTTGTCGAGGAACGGACTGTGGGTCCAGATCTTGGCGCCGATGCAATCCGTGCCGGCATGATTTCCCTGACGGTCGGCTTTGGCTTGGTCATCACCTATATGGCTGCCGCGTATGGTCGCTTCGGCCTCTATGCCAATATGGCCTTGCTGGTCAACCTAGCCATGGCCATCGGGGCGCTGTCTGCCATGGGGGCAACCCTGACCCTTCCCGGAATTGCAGGACTTCTGCTGTCTCTGGGCATGGCCGTTGATGCCAACATCCTGATCAATGAGCGTATCCGCGAGGAAACACGACGAGGCAAAATCCCGGCCGGAGCAATCGAAACCGGGTTCAGACGGGCCTATGCCACGATTGTCGATGCCAATGCGACCACCCTGATCAAGATGCTCTTGCTGTACGTGGTCGGCGTTGGGGCTGTTCGGGGGTTTGCGGTGACCATCAGTCTTGGCATCCTGATATCGATGTTCACAGCCATCTTGCTGGTGCGGATGCTCATAGTCCGGTGGCTGAGATTACGCCAGCCGACCGAGCTGCATCCCGGACGTCGCCTACGGTTTGTCCCTGATGATACCCGTATTGCCTTTATGAAAGGCCGCAACATTGGCTTGGGCCTGTCGGCAGCTCTCAGCCTTGCCTCTGTGGTGCTGTTCTTTACTCCGGGACTGAACTACGGCGTGGATTTTGCCGGTGGAACGGTTGTGGAGATCCGAACCCCTGAACCTGCAGATTTTGGTACGCTGCGAACCAACTTGGAGAAACTGGGCATAGGGCCGGTCAAACTTCAACATTTTGGCAGTGACACAGACATTCTGGTCCGACTGGAGCGCCAGAGCGGCGGCGACAAGGCGCAGGCAGCCGTTGTGGAAACCGTACAGTCTGCCCTTAAGTCCGATATTCCGGGTACCATCATCCGGCGCGTGGAGAACATCGGTGCCTCGGTCAGCGAAGAGCTGTTCCGGGATGGTATGTTGGCACTGGGCTTGGCGGCCATTGCCATGCTGCTTTATATCTGGTTCCGGTTTGAATGGCCGTTTGGCGTTGGTGCCGTGGCAACTATGCTGCTGGATGTCACAAAGGTTGTCGGCTTTTTTGCCCTTACCGGCATTGAATTCAACTTGCCCGCCATTGCCGCGATCCTGACCGTGATGGGCTTTTCCATCAATGACAAGGTGGTTGTCTATGACCGGGTCCGCGAGAACCTGCGTATCTACAAGGCGATGCCTCTCCGGGAGCTGATCGACATCTCGATCAACGAGACCCTGAGCCGTACCGTTGCCACGTCCTTCTCCACCCTGCTGGCCATCCTGCCACTGGCGCTATTTGGAGGCGAATCCCTGCAGCCGTTCGCCTGGGTTCTGCTGTTCGGGATTATCTTGGCGACAAGCTCCTCGATCTTCATTGCTGCACCGATTCTTCTGTATCTCGGCGAGGAGCGACTGCGACAACCCCAAGATGACGGGGACAATACATCCAAGAAAAGTACTGCGTACGATCTGGGGGGATTTGTACCGTCGGAAGAGCGGGAAACCACCAAAACCTGA
- a CDS encoding Lrp/AsnC family transcriptional regulator, producing the protein MKPVFVMIKCHPGQAYRVAEQAVEKISSISEIYSISGSYDLMAKFYLEDETDTGRFVTEQVQTLSGVADTFTVITFNAFTVPQHGKK; encoded by the coding sequence ATGAAACCTGTTTTTGTCATGATCAAATGCCACCCTGGGCAAGCATACCGGGTTGCCGAACAAGCCGTGGAAAAAATTTCCAGCATCTCCGAGATCTACTCCATATCAGGCTCTTATGATCTGATGGCAAAGTTTTATCTTGAGGATGAAACCGATACAGGCCGCTTTGTCACCGAGCAGGTACAGACCCTGTCCGGCGTTGCCGATACCTTTACAGTCATCACCTTCAATGCTTTTACCGTGCCGCAGCATGGGAAAAAGTAG